Proteins co-encoded in one Flavobacteriales bacterium genomic window:
- the hflX gene encoding GTPase HflX → MGKLYDTAPVQETAVLVGLIKSGDTEEKVAEYMEELAFLSETAGLAPQKRFTQKLAKADPKTFLGSGKIYEIDDYIKAHNIDVVVFDDDLSPSQLRNLEKIFNIKIYDRSLLILDIFQSRAQTAQARTQVELARFQYLLPRLTNLWTHLERQRGGTGTRGGAGEKEIETDKRIIRDRISLLKEQLKDIDKQMATQRKSRGRLIRVALVGYTNVGKSTVMNLLSKSDVLAENKLFATLDTTVRKVVINNLPFLMSDTVGFIRKLPHQLVESFKSTLDEVREADILLHVVDISHPEFEDHINVVNETLAEIGARDKQTILVFNKIDAYTYVKKDEDDLSETTRENWSLEDLKRSWMGKMGEDCIFISATKRENIDELRDLLYERAKAVHITRYPYDKLLY, encoded by the coding sequence GTGGGAAAGTTATACGATACCGCACCCGTTCAGGAAACAGCCGTTCTGGTCGGACTCATCAAATCTGGTGATACCGAAGAGAAAGTGGCCGAATACATGGAGGAATTGGCTTTCCTTTCGGAAACTGCTGGACTTGCTCCGCAGAAACGATTCACCCAAAAACTGGCGAAAGCCGACCCTAAAACCTTCCTTGGTTCAGGTAAGATCTATGAGATTGACGATTACATAAAAGCGCACAATATTGATGTGGTTGTGTTCGATGATGACCTGAGCCCATCGCAGCTTCGGAATTTGGAGAAGATCTTCAATATCAAAATCTACGATAGAAGCCTTTTGATCCTTGATATTTTCCAATCGCGCGCGCAAACAGCGCAGGCCAGAACGCAAGTTGAATTGGCGCGTTTTCAGTATCTGCTTCCACGATTGACCAATCTTTGGACGCACTTGGAGCGGCAGCGTGGTGGTACAGGGACTCGTGGAGGAGCAGGAGAGAAGGAAATTGAGACGGATAAACGGATCATTCGCGACCGCATTTCCCTGCTGAAGGAACAATTGAAGGACATTGATAAGCAGATGGCCACGCAGCGTAAAAGCCGCGGTCGGCTCATTCGTGTGGCGTTGGTCGGTTACACCAACGTGGGGAAATCCACGGTCATGAACCTGCTGAGCAAATCGGATGTATTGGCTGAGAACAAGCTTTTCGCCACGCTCGACACCACGGTTCGAAAGGTGGTGATCAACAACCTTCCGTTCCTTATGTCAGACACGGTAGGGTTTATCCGCAAACTACCTCACCAATTGGTAGAGAGCTTCAAATCAACCTTGGATGAAGTTCGCGAAGCGGATATTCTGCTTCATGTGGTGGACATTTCGCATCCTGAGTTTGAAGATCACATCAATGTGGTGAACGAGACGTTGGCCGAGATAGGAGCGCGCGACAAGCAAACGATTCTCGTATTCAATAAGATCGATGCCTACACCTACGTGAAAAAGGACGAGGATGATCTTAGCGAAACCACTCGTGAGAATTGGAGTTTGGAAGATCTGAAAAGAAGTTGGATGGGAAAGATGGGAGAAGACTGCATCTTCATTTCAGCCACCAAAAGGGAAAATATTGATGAACTGCGTGACCTTTTATATGAACGTGCCAAGGCGGTTCACATCACACGGTATCCATACGATAAGTTGCTTTATTGA
- a CDS encoding amidohydrolase family protein produces MRTLFTAAILFVATCAWAQIPSPGDTPTKAIVLTGGIAHIGNGEVIENAAIGIKNGKITFVKPMSSVKLNPDEADIIDITAKHVYPGFINPNNTLGLTEIDAVRATNDYAETGAFNPEVRALTSFSTDSKISTTVRSNGVLITQATPRSGRICGTSAVMHLDGWNWEDAVLKADDGIHINWPNRFQHTGWWAEPGPTKPNENYDNQLQELKVFLQRAKAYAENPSPEFNQKLAACNGLFNGSKNLYLHVDDAKGIMESVLFAEAAGAKKPVVVGANEAWLVADFLSAKKIPVVLERTHSLPSDSDTEIDQPFKTAKTLFDNNILFCFSYAGDMEAAGSRNLPFSAGTAVAYGLPYEEAVKGLTLNAAKILGVDGACGTLESGKDATLFVSTGDALDMMSNDVIYAYIQGRAIDLDNPQKYLYRKFKAKTGN; encoded by the coding sequence ATGAGAACACTCTTCACAGCTGCTATCCTATTTGTTGCAACCTGCGCTTGGGCGCAGATTCCAAGTCCGGGAGACACGCCCACCAAAGCCATTGTGCTTACAGGTGGCATTGCGCACATCGGGAATGGCGAGGTAATTGAAAATGCCGCCATCGGTATTAAGAATGGCAAGATCACTTTCGTGAAACCGATGAGTTCGGTGAAACTGAATCCTGATGAAGCCGACATTATCGATATTACGGCCAAACACGTTTATCCTGGATTCATCAACCCGAATAATACACTGGGTCTTACTGAAATTGATGCGGTACGCGCCACTAACGATTATGCAGAGACAGGAGCATTCAATCCAGAGGTTCGTGCCTTGACCTCCTTTAGTACCGACAGCAAGATCTCTACAACTGTTCGTTCTAATGGCGTATTGATCACGCAGGCAACGCCACGTTCTGGCCGCATTTGCGGAACAAGCGCGGTGATGCATTTGGATGGTTGGAATTGGGAAGATGCGGTGCTTAAAGCAGATGACGGTATTCATATCAATTGGCCAAACCGTTTCCAACACACTGGTTGGTGGGCAGAACCAGGTCCGACCAAACCGAATGAAAACTACGATAACCAACTGCAGGAATTGAAAGTTTTCTTGCAACGAGCAAAGGCCTATGCCGAAAATCCTTCGCCAGAATTCAACCAGAAACTGGCTGCTTGCAATGGCTTATTCAACGGAAGTAAAAACCTGTACCTGCATGTTGATGATGCGAAAGGAATAATGGAATCGGTGCTTTTTGCCGAGGCTGCTGGAGCGAAGAAACCCGTGGTTGTTGGTGCTAACGAAGCGTGGCTTGTAGCTGATTTCCTAAGCGCCAAGAAAATCCCTGTGGTACTGGAGCGCACACATTCGCTGCCAAGCGATAGCGATACGGAGATCGATCAACCATTCAAAACGGCCAAAACGCTTTTCGACAACAATATCCTATTCTGTTTCAGCTACGCTGGAGATATGGAAGCTGCTGGTTCGCGCAATCTTCCATTCTCTGCAGGAACGGCAGTGGCTTACGGTTTGCCATACGAAGAGGCTGTAAAAGGACTTACGCTGAACGCTGCCAAAATCCTTGGAGTTGATGGTGCTTGCGGAACGCTCGAATCAGGAAAAGACGCCACCCTTTTCGTTTCCACAGGAGATGCATTGGACATGATGAGCAACGATGTGATCTATGCTTACATCCAAGGCCGAGCCATTGACCTAGACAATCCGCAGAAGTACCTGTATCGGAAGTTTAAAGCCAAGACCGGGAATTGA
- a CDS encoding endonuclease/exonuclease/phosphatase family protein, whose translation MKSKWWLEWVIGTGLILLSISHWFPLGIGPLELLGAFAHFTVILSAISIFLSLIYKLRSVAISALVSLCISGALVLPHFSSLHSSGQSDFTIGQFNFYHHSLTPEKGIEVIDADIFTIQEMNDDWKPLIEKAFATTHPYQVVKPWEGCCYGIGLYSKFPILSSHVIELDRTPVIIAEVDINGNHVMVISLHTRPPVAPNETPERNAQLMAVAKMAAASANTCIVLGDFNIVPWDATFKDFLKAGDLTPVRDGFQATYPMDLGFPLIPIDHITYRGNLVGTSSNTITIPGSDHRGMVVGFAFKD comes from the coding sequence TTGAAATCTAAGTGGTGGTTAGAATGGGTTATCGGAACAGGGCTTATCCTGCTTTCAATAAGTCATTGGTTTCCGCTCGGTATCGGTCCGCTTGAATTGCTGGGCGCTTTTGCGCATTTCACGGTCATACTTTCTGCTATCTCCATTTTTCTTTCACTTATTTATAAGCTCAGATCTGTGGCCATCTCAGCACTTGTATCGCTTTGCATCAGCGGAGCATTGGTCCTGCCTCACTTCTCGTCTCTCCATTCATCGGGCCAATCAGATTTCACTATTGGGCAGTTCAATTTTTACCATCATAGTCTTACACCTGAGAAGGGAATTGAAGTGATAGATGCGGATATTTTCACCATTCAGGAAATGAATGATGATTGGAAACCCCTGATCGAAAAGGCCTTTGCCACCACACATCCCTACCAGGTAGTAAAACCTTGGGAAGGTTGCTGCTATGGAATTGGGCTTTATTCGAAGTTTCCGATCCTTTCAAGCCATGTCATCGAACTGGACAGAACCCCTGTGATCATTGCCGAAGTGGACATCAACGGAAATCATGTAATGGTCATCTCGCTGCACACCCGACCACCTGTTGCGCCCAACGAAACACCCGAGCGAAATGCCCAATTGATGGCCGTAGCCAAAATGGCTGCTGCATCGGCCAATACATGCATCGTACTTGGCGATTTCAATATCGTTCCATGGGATGCAACGTTCAAAGACTTTCTAAAAGCTGGAGATCTTACACCGGTAAGGGATGGATTTCAAGCCACCTATCCGATGGATCTCGGTTTCCCTCTGATTCCTATTGACCACATCACTTATCGCGGGAATCTGGTTGGAACATCCAGCAATACCATTACGATTCCGGGCTCAGACCATCGTGGAATGGTCGTGGGATTCGCTTTCAAAGATTGA
- a CDS encoding amidohydrolase family protein, which produces MLVGSAFSTAQAQSTFPINGVEDKDAAVYAFTHATVHVDAKTVLTDATLLVQKGRVIGVGAGVSIPKGAIETDLKGKHIYPSLIDAFSTYGVEQSKKEKKDNPGPQYDAEKKGAFTWNDALNPEVSAAEQFTPDSKKAEELRKQGFGVTVSLVRDGISRGTSALVLTGDGSANENLLQPNVAANYSFSKGTSGQNYPSSQMGAIALLRQTYLDAAWYTNLNDNTKEMNLGLAAWNGTQSIPQLFEAPDLLSILRADKVGDEFGKQYVFLGNGTEYRRIDAVKKTGGSFIIPLKFPDALDVEDPFDAQLASYEELLHWELAPTNAKVLKAAGVPFALTMEGLEKEAEFWPAVRTAIKAGLDSISALEALTTVPAQMLGLKEVGSLQKGNLANFLITSKDLFNEKNTILEHWLKGKQYKISEAEGDSINAVYSLEIGRRAWNLEFTGTEDKPSVKLLVNDTTKLDVAFTLKNELVSISFADGKDAKEKYRLTGRKDGNNFKGKGQYPNGTWTDWKLIYTSEIEKKEKGEKEKKEAEKKDEAKKDTIVGNVVYPFMAYGYTEAPKQEAVVIRKATVWTNEKDGILEAADVFLEGGKIKAVGKGLTVPAGTKEIDGTGKHVTSGIIDEHSHIAISKGVNEGTQAVTAEVSISDVVNSEDINIYRQLAGGVTASQLLHGSANPIGGQSGIIKLRWGKLPEEMKVKDAAGHIKFALGENVKQSNWGDYYTSRFPQTRMGVEQVFYDAFYRAKAYKAEWAAFNGLSKKDKSADSAPRRDLELDALVEILDGKRFVTCHSYVQQEINMLMHVADSMGWKMNTFTHILEGYKVADKMKEHGVSGSTFSDWWAYKYEVIDAIPYNAALMNEAGVNVGINSDDAEMGRRLNQEAAKGVKYGGMSQEDAWKMVTLNPAKMLKLDSQTGSLKAGKDADVVVWSDNPLSIYAKAEQTYVDGVLYYSIEKDEAARGTLNTERNRLIQKMISAKKGGAKADKPSKKEHLLYHCDTMED; this is translated from the coding sequence ATGCTTGTCGGGTCGGCTTTTTCCACGGCCCAAGCGCAGTCAACTTTTCCCATAAACGGTGTAGAAGATAAAGATGCGGCCGTGTATGCTTTTACGCATGCAACGGTCCATGTTGACGCGAAAACCGTGCTCACTGACGCCACTTTGCTTGTTCAGAAAGGACGTGTTATAGGCGTTGGCGCAGGAGTTTCCATTCCTAAAGGAGCCATTGAAACCGACCTGAAAGGCAAGCACATTTACCCATCGCTAATCGATGCTTTTTCTACCTACGGAGTAGAGCAATCAAAGAAAGAGAAGAAGGACAACCCAGGGCCGCAATACGATGCCGAGAAAAAAGGTGCTTTTACTTGGAACGATGCCTTGAATCCTGAAGTGAGCGCTGCAGAGCAATTCACGCCAGATTCTAAAAAGGCAGAAGAACTTAGAAAACAAGGTTTTGGAGTAACTGTTTCCTTGGTTCGTGATGGAATTTCGCGCGGAACATCTGCGCTTGTTCTTACGGGAGATGGTTCGGCAAACGAAAATCTGCTGCAACCCAATGTGGCGGCCAATTATTCATTCTCGAAAGGAACTTCTGGTCAAAATTATCCGAGTTCGCAGATGGGTGCAATTGCCCTTTTGCGCCAAACCTATTTAGATGCCGCTTGGTACACCAACTTGAACGACAACACCAAGGAAATGAACCTTGGTTTAGCGGCTTGGAACGGAACACAATCAATTCCGCAGCTTTTTGAAGCGCCCGACCTACTTAGCATTCTACGCGCTGATAAAGTGGGTGATGAGTTCGGCAAGCAATACGTTTTCCTTGGCAACGGAACCGAATACCGAAGAATCGATGCCGTGAAGAAAACCGGTGGTTCGTTTATCATTCCGCTCAAATTCCCTGATGCGTTGGATGTGGAAGATCCGTTTGACGCGCAGTTGGCGAGCTACGAAGAACTATTGCATTGGGAATTGGCCCCAACCAACGCCAAAGTGCTGAAAGCTGCGGGCGTTCCATTCGCCCTCACGATGGAAGGCTTGGAGAAAGAAGCCGAGTTCTGGCCCGCTGTTCGTACGGCAATCAAAGCTGGTTTGGACTCCATTTCAGCCTTGGAAGCACTTACCACTGTTCCCGCCCAGATGCTGGGATTGAAAGAAGTCGGTTCGCTTCAGAAAGGCAACTTGGCCAACTTCCTTATCACTTCTAAAGACCTTTTCAACGAGAAGAACACTATTCTGGAACATTGGCTGAAAGGCAAGCAGTACAAGATCAGCGAAGCGGAAGGAGATTCCATCAATGCCGTTTATTCACTTGAAATAGGTCGTAGAGCATGGAACTTGGAATTCACCGGAACGGAAGACAAACCAAGCGTGAAATTGCTAGTGAACGACACCACGAAATTGGATGTTGCCTTTACTCTAAAGAACGAATTGGTTAGCATCTCGTTCGCAGACGGAAAAGATGCCAAGGAAAAATACCGTCTTACGGGAAGAAAGGATGGCAACAATTTCAAAGGAAAAGGCCAATATCCGAATGGAACGTGGACCGATTGGAAACTGATCTATACTTCTGAAATAGAGAAAAAAGAAAAAGGGGAAAAGGAGAAAAAGGAAGCGGAGAAAAAAGACGAAGCGAAGAAAGATACCATCGTTGGAAATGTGGTCTATCCGTTCATGGCTTACGGCTACACCGAAGCGCCAAAACAGGAAGCGGTCGTTATCCGAAAGGCAACGGTTTGGACGAACGAAAAGGATGGAATTCTTGAAGCTGCTGACGTGTTTCTTGAAGGCGGCAAGATCAAAGCCGTTGGCAAAGGCCTTACTGTTCCTGCAGGCACAAAAGAGATTGATGGAACAGGCAAACACGTCACTTCGGGCATCATTGACGAGCATTCTCACATTGCCATCAGCAAAGGTGTAAACGAAGGAACGCAGGCCGTAACGGCTGAAGTGAGCATCAGCGATGTGGTCAACTCCGAAGACATCAACATTTATCGCCAATTGGCCGGTGGTGTAACGGCTTCGCAGCTTCTGCATGGTTCAGCCAATCCGATCGGTGGACAGAGCGGCATCATCAAACTCCGTTGGGGAAAATTACCCGAGGAAATGAAGGTGAAAGATGCGGCTGGTCACATCAAATTCGCCTTGGGCGAGAATGTGAAACAATCGAATTGGGGAGATTATTACACTTCTCGTTTCCCACAGACCCGAATGGGTGTGGAACAGGTTTTTTACGATGCATTTTACCGCGCCAAAGCCTACAAGGCCGAATGGGCAGCTTTCAACGGACTTTCGAAAAAGGACAAGAGCGCTGATTCTGCTCCAAGACGCGATCTGGAGTTGGATGCATTGGTGGAAATTCTGGATGGAAAGCGCTTTGTTACCTGCCACAGTTACGTTCAGCAAGAGATCAATATGCTGATGCATGTGGCAGACAGCATGGGCTGGAAAATGAACACATTCACCCACATTCTGGAGGGCTACAAAGTGGCCGACAAGATGAAGGAACATGGCGTGAGCGGTTCTACTTTCTCAGATTGGTGGGCATACAAATACGAAGTGATTGACGCCATTCCATACAACGCTGCTTTGATGAACGAAGCAGGTGTAAACGTGGGCATCAACTCAGACGATGCGGAGATGGGAAGACGCTTGAACCAAGAAGCCGCCAAAGGCGTGAAATACGGAGGAATGAGTCAGGAAGACGCGTGGAAAATGGTAACACTCAATCCCGCCAAAATGCTGAAACTGGATAGCCAAACGGGAAGCTTGAAAGCAGGAAAAGATGCGGATGTGGTCGTTTGGTCGGACAATCCACTTTCTATTTACGCCAAGGCAGAACAGACCTATGTTGATGGCGTGTTGTATTACTCTATTGAAAAAGATGAGGCCGCTCGCGGAACGCTGAACACGGAACGTAATCGCCTCATTCAAAAGATGATTTCGGCTAAAAAAGGCGGTGCCAAGGCCGATAAACCAAGTAAGAAAGAACACTTATTGTATCACTGCGATACGATGGAAGACTAA
- a CDS encoding cytochrome c → MKYLMLVLICATFLSCESVNSQSSNSRSGKEIYKTYCVACHGAVGKPKLKKAPDLTVSKMTLEERVGIISKGGKMMPAFAKVISEEEIRAVAVYLDELKELN, encoded by the coding sequence ATGAAATACCTGATGCTTGTACTGATCTGCGCTACTTTTCTGTCGTGTGAAAGCGTGAACTCTCAGAGTTCCAATTCCAGATCAGGGAAAGAGATCTACAAGACCTATTGTGTTGCTTGCCATGGTGCTGTTGGCAAGCCGAAATTGAAAAAAGCTCCTGACCTGACGGTTTCCAAGATGACCTTGGAAGAACGCGTTGGGATCATCAGTAAAGGCGGAAAAATGATGCCAGCATTTGCTAAGGTTATTTCGGAGGAAGAAATCAGGGCAGTTGCTGTTTATTTGGATGAATTGAAAGAATTGAATTAA
- a CDS encoding carboxypeptidase-like regulatory domain-containing protein, whose translation MFRSAFLLSLLLFSLGASAQITQTIRGKVIDAVSQRGLPGATVMLMDSLNVKGAATDTEGEFKLEDIPIGRVSLKVSFIGYEDQFLQNLVLNPSKQLVLNVQLQEKINKVDEVVVKGERAKGEPLNEMAVISARAFSVEETRRFAGSWQDPARAAAAYAGVSGGSDERNDIIIRGNSPTSVLWRLEDINIPNPNHLSFSGSTGGPVSILNNNTLANSDFFTGAFPSEYGNANAGAFDLNLKRGNNEKREYYFQLGLSGLEFGLEGPFSKKHPASYMASYRYSTMAIIGLMGINFGISAIPYYQDLTFVIDVPTRKKAGRFTLWGIGGISSIHIKENAGFSQAGQEKRDQKLGSDMGATGLTHLIFLGEKNSLKTTFAATGLHQWQTDYAIVETDSTSLSYLNQYNKSVTLGTSFHTQLNTKISAKSNVRTGLIYDHKFVSFVDSSIDLSTQSYLVGLNQKDNFGLVQLYSQFHHRFSPKATGTLGLHGQMSTLSTSFAVEPRFGFKWSPFKRHSFSVGGGMHSQMLPALTYFYQTYIPSEGRYIRSNRNLGFSRSLHAVVGYDWSIIPKLRLKLEAYYQYMYKTPVEPTSSYFSMANAGASIGDVQVSDSLVNKGTGQNMGLEFTLEKFFDRGYYFLLTASLYNSTYKGSDGITRNSAFNGNYNLSALGGYEFKISRKNTLAFDSKITWTGGARYVPIDIDSSIAVGETVRDYSRAYEEKYKDYFRMDIKVTFSFNGKRASHSLALDFQNVFNTKNIFSRNYNPQTQAIETKYQLGFLPLVYYRVEF comes from the coding sequence ATGTTCCGTTCGGCTTTCCTCCTTTCCCTTCTGTTGTTTTCGCTTGGCGCGAGCGCTCAGATAACGCAGACCATCCGCGGAAAAGTGATTGATGCCGTTTCGCAACGCGGATTGCCCGGTGCAACCGTTATGCTGATGGATTCGCTCAATGTTAAAGGGGCTGCGACTGATACAGAAGGCGAATTCAAACTCGAAGACATTCCTATCGGCCGTGTGTCGCTAAAGGTGTCTTTTATCGGATATGAGGACCAATTTCTCCAGAACCTCGTGCTCAACCCATCCAAACAATTGGTACTGAACGTGCAGCTTCAGGAGAAGATAAACAAGGTGGATGAAGTGGTGGTGAAAGGCGAACGCGCCAAAGGCGAGCCACTGAATGAAATGGCCGTCATAAGTGCGCGTGCTTTTTCGGTGGAGGAAACCAGACGCTTTGCAGGCTCTTGGCAAGATCCTGCCCGCGCAGCAGCGGCCTATGCCGGTGTTTCGGGAGGGTCTGACGAGCGCAACGACATCATCATCCGCGGCAACTCGCCCACCTCGGTACTGTGGCGTTTGGAAGACATCAACATTCCCAATCCCAACCACCTGAGCTTTTCGGGAAGCACGGGCGGCCCTGTCAGCATTCTCAACAACAACACCTTGGCCAACAGCGATTTCTTCACGGGTGCTTTTCCATCCGAATACGGAAACGCCAACGCGGGAGCCTTCGACCTGAACCTGAAGCGCGGAAACAACGAGAAGCGCGAATACTATTTCCAGTTGGGATTGAGCGGATTGGAGTTTGGTTTGGAAGGTCCCTTCTCCAAAAAGCATCCTGCCTCCTACATGGCATCTTACCGCTATTCCACCATGGCCATCATTGGGTTGATGGGCATCAACTTCGGCATCTCTGCCATTCCCTATTATCAGGACCTCACCTTTGTGATCGATGTGCCCACTCGGAAAAAAGCAGGGCGCTTCACTCTGTGGGGAATCGGTGGCATCAGCTCCATCCACATCAAAGAAAATGCAGGATTCAGTCAGGCGGGCCAAGAGAAACGCGACCAGAAACTAGGCTCCGATATGGGTGCTACTGGCCTCACCCACCTCATCTTTCTGGGCGAAAAAAACAGCCTGAAGACCACCTTTGCCGCCACGGGCCTGCATCAATGGCAGACCGACTACGCCATTGTAGAAACCGATAGCACCAGCCTAAGCTACCTCAACCAATACAACAAGAGCGTAACGCTGGGCACCAGTTTCCATACACAGCTAAACACCAAGATAAGCGCGAAAAGCAATGTGCGCACCGGCCTCATCTACGACCACAAGTTCGTTTCGTTTGTAGATAGTTCCATCGACCTAAGCACCCAAAGCTACCTGGTTGGTCTCAATCAGAAAGACAACTTCGGACTGGTGCAGCTCTATTCGCAGTTCCATCATCGTTTTTCGCCCAAGGCCACGGGCACCTTGGGCCTGCATGGGCAAATGAGCACCCTCAGCACTTCGTTTGCCGTTGAGCCGCGTTTCGGTTTCAAATGGTCGCCCTTTAAGCGACACTCCTTTTCTGTTGGCGGAGGCATGCACAGCCAGATGTTGCCTGCGCTCACTTACTTCTATCAGACCTACATCCCCAGCGAGGGCCGCTACATCCGCAGCAACAGGAACCTTGGTTTTAGCCGAAGCCTGCATGCCGTGGTGGGCTACGATTGGAGCATCATCCCTAAGCTGCGCTTGAAGTTAGAGGCCTATTATCAGTACATGTACAAGACTCCGGTAGAACCTACTTCCTCCTACTTCAGCATGGCCAACGCGGGGGCCAGCATTGGCGATGTGCAGGTGAGCGATAGCCTGGTGAACAAAGGCACGGGGCAGAACATGGGGCTCGAATTCACGCTCGAGAAATTCTTCGACCGTGGCTACTACTTCCTACTCACCGCATCGCTCTACAACTCCACCTACAAGGGCAGCGATGGCATTACGCGCAATTCGGCCTTCAATGGCAACTACAACCTGAGCGCCTTGGGCGGCTACGAGTTCAAGATAAGCCGCAAGAACACCTTGGCCTTCGATAGCAAGATCACCTGGACGGGAGGCGCGCGCTACGTGCCTATTGACATCGATTCGTCCATTGCCGTTGGAGAGACCGTGCGCGACTATTCGCGTGCCTACGAGGAAAAATACAAGGACTATTTCCGCATGGACATCAAGGTCACTTTCTCATTCAATGGCAAGCGGGCCTCGCACAGTTTAGCGCTCGATTTTCAGAACGTGTTCAACACCAAGAACATCTTCAGTCGCAACTACAATCCGCAGACCCAGGCCATAGAGACCAAATATCAGCTCGGCTTTTTGCCGCTGGTCTATTACAGGGTAGAGTTTTAG
- a CDS encoding acetyl-CoA C-acetyltransferase has protein sequence MSAYIFDAVRTPRGKGKPDGALASVKPVDLLALTFKAIRDRNNLNTDLVEDAIIGCVSPVKEQGANIAKAAAIEAGYAETTAGVQVNRFCASGLEAINMAAAYVGSGNADLLVAGGLESMSRVPIASDGGPMYDDSDFIMKHGLVPQGISADLIASKFGYNRTQLDEFASQSHAKADKAWNENRFAKSIITVKDADGNSLLDRDQMIRPGTSAEGLLKLNPAFIKLGEMGFDMLALKKYPEVGTINHVHHAGNSSAIVDGAALTLIGTKEAGAAQGLKPRARIRSMALTGTEPTIMLLGPAPVTRKALKKAGMEIGDIDLMEVNEAFAAVVLRFMEDLGIDESRINVNGGAIAMGHPLGATGAMLMGTLIDELERQDKQTGLVTLCVGGGMGIATIIERV, from the coding sequence ATGAGCGCTTATATATTTGATGCCGTACGTACACCAAGAGGAAAAGGAAAACCAGACGGAGCTTTGGCCTCGGTAAAGCCAGTTGACCTATTGGCTCTGACCTTCAAGGCTATCCGAGATCGGAATAACTTGAATACGGATCTGGTGGAAGATGCCATCATCGGTTGTGTAAGCCCCGTGAAAGAGCAAGGTGCGAATATTGCCAAGGCAGCTGCTATTGAGGCAGGTTATGCCGAAACTACGGCTGGTGTTCAAGTGAACCGATTCTGCGCTTCAGGATTGGAAGCCATTAACATGGCTGCAGCTTACGTGGGAAGCGGAAATGCAGATCTTTTGGTTGCCGGTGGTTTGGAAAGTATGAGCCGCGTGCCAATTGCTTCCGATGGCGGACCGATGTATGACGACAGCGATTTCATCATGAAACATGGCTTGGTTCCGCAGGGAATTTCTGCCGACCTCATTGCCTCCAAATTCGGCTACAACCGAACGCAATTGGATGAATTTGCTTCGCAATCGCATGCTAAAGCAGACAAGGCTTGGAATGAAAATCGATTTGCAAAATCAATTATTACGGTAAAAGATGCTGATGGAAATTCGCTTTTGGATAGAGATCAAATGATCCGTCCAGGAACATCAGCCGAAGGGCTCTTGAAACTGAATCCTGCTTTCATCAAATTGGGTGAAATGGGTTTTGATATGTTGGCATTGAAGAAATATCCTGAGGTTGGAACCATCAACCACGTTCATCATGCAGGAAACTCATCGGCCATTGTTGACGGTGCAGCGTTGACTCTGATCGGAACGAAGGAAGCTGGTGCTGCGCAAGGTTTAAAGCCACGTGCTCGCATCCGCTCCATGGCTTTGACAGGAACTGAACCTACCATCATGCTTCTTGGACCAGCTCCCGTTACCAGAAAGGCTTTGAAAAAAGCAGGAATGGAAATCGGTGACATCGACCTGATGGAGGTGAATGAGGCTTTTGCAGCCGTAGTTCTTCGCTTCATGGAAGACCTTGGTATTGACGAAAGCAGAATCAACGTAAATGGTGGCGCTATTGCCATGGGACACCCACTTGGAGCCACTGGCGCCATGCTGATGGGAACATTGATCGATGAACTCGAACGTCAGGACAAGCAGACCGGCCTCGTTACGCTTTGCGTTGGTGGCGGAATGGGCATTGCTACGATCATTGAGCGGGTTTAA
- a CDS encoding Rrf2 family transcriptional regulator, which translates to MQIDSTFTNAIHICVYLDRTDKTLVNSTELGESIGTNPVVVRRIVGRLKEFGLIKVKQGIGGGYFLGRPAMSITLWDIYLAMKKDNPFRCKVGNEEDVVSVNLPESLEDTFAKAEYALKTPLAAVTVKSVSQRID; encoded by the coding sequence ATGCAGATAGATTCGACCTTCACCAACGCCATTCACATTTGTGTTTACCTTGATAGAACCGATAAAACATTAGTGAACAGCACTGAATTGGGCGAAAGTATTGGCACAAATCCAGTTGTGGTGCGAAGAATTGTTGGTCGATTGAAGGAATTCGGACTGATAAAAGTGAAGCAGGGAATCGGTGGTGGCTACTTCTTGGGCCGTCCAGCGATGAGTATCACGCTTTGGGACATCTACTTAGCAATGAAAAAAGATAATCCGTTCCGCTGCAAGGTTGGAAACGAGGAAGACGTGGTTTCGGTGAACTTGCCCGAATCCCTAGAAGACACGTTTGCGAAGGCGGAATATGCTTTGAAGACGCCACTTGCGGCCGTAACCGTGAAGTCGGTTTCGCAGCGGATTGATTAG